One genomic segment of Gopherus flavomarginatus isolate rGopFla2 chromosome 11, rGopFla2.mat.asm, whole genome shotgun sequence includes these proteins:
- the MYLK2 gene encoding myosin light chain kinase 2, skeletal/cardiac muscle isoform X2 yields the protein MEAEASPRPAEMLQGLEGPAEQPAAAMVPSEGAPVGQNTGPCTNVGEGTAPGGAESLPQSAPGTSQPVARGEKAEPGEKGVPVAGKGTKASEKKAVAKEGAESQNQPAASKHEPPAPQRSQSCPVSSQRPGEEPGGVKMGVEGASAACAEKSPQGPATPAEGASALPAEPSLVEVPGPASDAPRAQTCPEKPTPSEVPSPASSSEDVTPVEPPSLVGLPHPASDETPAEPPSLVGLPHPASDETPAEPPSSVGQPSPALDSPGNAGKTGPVAEEQPPSSEEEEVEPPPSPYLTPDFGKEDPFQILDDVPPPPAPFAHRIVSLKSGTVNSKFNINTKEMLGGGKFGEVRTCTERGTGLKLAAKIIRKQGSKDKEMALVEIEVMNQLNHRNLIQLYDAIETPREIILFMEFVEGGELFERIIDEDYQLTEVDCMVFVRQICDGITFMHQMRVLHLDLKPENILCVSSTGHMVKIIDFGLARRYNPREKLKVNFGTPEFLSPEVVNYDQVSYSTDMWSLGVITYMLLSGLSPFLGDDDTETLNNVLEAKWYFDEEAFEGISDEAKDFVSNLIIKQKSGRMSAAKCLQHPWLNDLAEKAKRCNRRLKSQVLLRKYVMRRRWKKNFIGVCAANRFKKISSSGSLTALGV from the exons ATGGAAGCAG AAGCCTCGCCAAGGCCCGCAGAGATGCTCCAGGGTTTGGAGGGCCCCGCAGAGCAGCCAGCCGCTGCCATGGTTCCTTCGGAGGGGGCGCCCGTGGGCCAGAACACCGGGCCTTGCACCAACGTGGGGGAGGGCACGGCCCCTGGAGGAGCAGAGAGCCTGCCCCAGTCTGCCCCAGGAACCTCGCAGCCAGTGGCGAGAGGAGAAAAGGCAGAGCCTGGAGAGAAAGGCGTCCCCGTGGCTGGGAAGGGGACGAAGGCCAGTGAGAAGAAAGCAGTGGCCAAAGAGGGGGCAGAAAGCCAGAACCAGCCTGCGGCCTCCAAGCACgagcccccagctccccagcggAGCCAGAGCTGTCCCGTCAGCAGCCAGAG ACCAGGGGAGGAGCCCGGGGGGGTGAAGATGGGAGTTGAAGGGGCCTCAGCAGCATGTGCAGAGAAGAGCCCTCAGGGTCCAGCAACTCCTGCCGAAGGAGCCAGCGCTTTGCCAGCAGAGCCAAGTCTTGTGGAGGTGCCTGGCCCTGCTTCGGatgcccccagagcccagactTGTCCAGAGAAACCCACCCCAAGTGAGGTGCCCAGCCCAGCTAGCAGCAGTGAGGACGTGACCCCTGTAGAGCCCCCCAGCTTGGTGGGGCTACCCCACCCTGCTTCAGACGagacccctgcagagccccccagctTGGTGGGGCTACCCCACCCTGCTTCAGACGagacccctgcagagccccccagctcGGTGGG GCAGCCTTCTCCAGCCTTGGACAGCCCTGGAAATGCAGGGAAAACAGGCCCTGTGGCTGAGGAACAGCCACCTTCATCAGAGGAGGAAGAAGTGGAGCCCCCGCCCAGCCCCTACCTAACGCCAGACTTTGGGAAAGAGGACCCTTTCCAGATACTGG ATGATGTTCCTCCACCACCTGCTCCCTTCGCCCATCGTATTGTCTCCCTGAAATCCGGCACCGTGAACAGCAAGTTCAACATCAACACCAAGGAGATGCTGGGAGG GGGGAAGTTTGGCGAAGTTCGCACGTGCACCGAGAGAGGAACGGGGCTCAAACTTGCAGCCAAAATCATTAGGAAACAGGGCTCGAAGGACAAG GAGATGGCCTTGGTTGAAATCGAGGTGATGAACCAGCTGAACCACAGGAACCTGATCCAGCTCTATGACGCCATCGAGACACCACGGGAAATCATCCTCTTCATGGAATT cgtggagggtggggagctctTTGAGCGCATCATCGACGAGGATTACCAGCTGACAGAAGTGGACTGCATGGTGTTCGTGAGGCAGATCTGCGACGGGATCACCTTCATGCATCAGATGCGTGTCCTGCACTTGGACCTCAAG CCTGAGAACATCCTGTGTGTCAGCTCCACGGGGCACATGGTGAAGATCATCGACTTTGGGCTGGCGCGAAG ATACAACCCACGGGAGAAGCTGAAAGTCAACTTTGGGACCCCTGAGTTCCTGTCCCCGGAGGTGGTAAACTACGACCAAGTCTCCTATTCGACAGACATGTGGAGTCTGGGCGTGATCACCTACATGTT aCTAAGTGGCCTCTCCCCTTTCCTGGGAGATGACGACACTGAAACCCTGAACAATGTCCTGGAAGCCAAGTGGTACTTCGACGAGGAAGCTTTTGAGGGCATCTCGGACGAAGCCAAGGACTTCGTCTCTAATCTGATTATCAAGCAGAAGAG CGGCCGGATGAGCGCGGCCAAGTGCCTCCAGCACCCCTGGCTGAACGACCTGGCCGAGAAGGCCAAGCGCTGCAACCGACGCCTGAAATCCCAGGTCCTGCTCCGGAAGTATGTCATGCGGCGGCGCTGGAAG AAAAACTTTATTGGCGTGTGTGCTGCCAACCGATTCAAGAAGATCAGCAGCTCGGGATCCCTGACGGCGCTGGGTGTCTGa
- the MYLK2 gene encoding myosin light chain kinase 2, skeletal/cardiac muscle isoform X1 gives MEAEASPRPAEMLQGLEGPAEQPAAAMVPSEGAPVGQNTGPCTNVGEGTAPGGAESLPQSAPGTSQPVARGEKAEPGEKGVPVAGKGTKASEKKAVAKEGAESQNQPAASKHEPPAPQRSQSCPVSSQRPGEEPGGVKMGVEGASAACAEKSPQGPATPAEGASALPAEPSLVEVPGPASDAPRAQTCPEKPTPSEVPSPASSSEDVTPVEPPSLVGLPHPASDETPAEPPSLVGLPHPASDETPAEPPSSVGLPHPASDETPAEPSSVEQPSPALDSPGNAGKTGPVAEEQPPSSEEEEVEPPPSPYLTPDFGKEDPFQILDDVPPPPAPFAHRIVSLKSGTVNSKFNINTKEMLGGGKFGEVRTCTERGTGLKLAAKIIRKQGSKDKEMALVEIEVMNQLNHRNLIQLYDAIETPREIILFMEFVEGGELFERIIDEDYQLTEVDCMVFVRQICDGITFMHQMRVLHLDLKPENILCVSSTGHMVKIIDFGLARRYNPREKLKVNFGTPEFLSPEVVNYDQVSYSTDMWSLGVITYMLLSGLSPFLGDDDTETLNNVLEAKWYFDEEAFEGISDEAKDFVSNLIIKQKSGRMSAAKCLQHPWLNDLAEKAKRCNRRLKSQVLLRKYVMRRRWKKNFIGVCAANRFKKISSSGSLTALGV, from the exons ATGGAAGCAG AAGCCTCGCCAAGGCCCGCAGAGATGCTCCAGGGTTTGGAGGGCCCCGCAGAGCAGCCAGCCGCTGCCATGGTTCCTTCGGAGGGGGCGCCCGTGGGCCAGAACACCGGGCCTTGCACCAACGTGGGGGAGGGCACGGCCCCTGGAGGAGCAGAGAGCCTGCCCCAGTCTGCCCCAGGAACCTCGCAGCCAGTGGCGAGAGGAGAAAAGGCAGAGCCTGGAGAGAAAGGCGTCCCCGTGGCTGGGAAGGGGACGAAGGCCAGTGAGAAGAAAGCAGTGGCCAAAGAGGGGGCAGAAAGCCAGAACCAGCCTGCGGCCTCCAAGCACgagcccccagctccccagcggAGCCAGAGCTGTCCCGTCAGCAGCCAGAG ACCAGGGGAGGAGCCCGGGGGGGTGAAGATGGGAGTTGAAGGGGCCTCAGCAGCATGTGCAGAGAAGAGCCCTCAGGGTCCAGCAACTCCTGCCGAAGGAGCCAGCGCTTTGCCAGCAGAGCCAAGTCTTGTGGAGGTGCCTGGCCCTGCTTCGGatgcccccagagcccagactTGTCCAGAGAAACCCACCCCAAGTGAGGTGCCCAGCCCAGCTAGCAGCAGTGAGGACGTGACCCCTGTAGAGCCCCCCAGCTTGGTGGGGCTACCCCACCCTGCTTCAGACGagacccctgcagagccccccagctTGGTGGGGCTACCCCACCCTGCTTCAGACGagacccctgcagagccccccagctcGGTGGGGCTACCCCACCCTGCTTCAGACGAgacccctgcagagcccagctcagtGGAGCAGCCTTCTCCAGCCTTGGACAGCCCTGGAAATGCAGGGAAAACAGGCCCTGTGGCTGAGGAACAGCCACCTTCATCAGAGGAGGAAGAAGTGGAGCCCCCGCCCAGCCCCTACCTAACGCCAGACTTTGGGAAAGAGGACCCTTTCCAGATACTGG ATGATGTTCCTCCACCACCTGCTCCCTTCGCCCATCGTATTGTCTCCCTGAAATCCGGCACCGTGAACAGCAAGTTCAACATCAACACCAAGGAGATGCTGGGAGG GGGGAAGTTTGGCGAAGTTCGCACGTGCACCGAGAGAGGAACGGGGCTCAAACTTGCAGCCAAAATCATTAGGAAACAGGGCTCGAAGGACAAG GAGATGGCCTTGGTTGAAATCGAGGTGATGAACCAGCTGAACCACAGGAACCTGATCCAGCTCTATGACGCCATCGAGACACCACGGGAAATCATCCTCTTCATGGAATT cgtggagggtggggagctctTTGAGCGCATCATCGACGAGGATTACCAGCTGACAGAAGTGGACTGCATGGTGTTCGTGAGGCAGATCTGCGACGGGATCACCTTCATGCATCAGATGCGTGTCCTGCACTTGGACCTCAAG CCTGAGAACATCCTGTGTGTCAGCTCCACGGGGCACATGGTGAAGATCATCGACTTTGGGCTGGCGCGAAG ATACAACCCACGGGAGAAGCTGAAAGTCAACTTTGGGACCCCTGAGTTCCTGTCCCCGGAGGTGGTAAACTACGACCAAGTCTCCTATTCGACAGACATGTGGAGTCTGGGCGTGATCACCTACATGTT aCTAAGTGGCCTCTCCCCTTTCCTGGGAGATGACGACACTGAAACCCTGAACAATGTCCTGGAAGCCAAGTGGTACTTCGACGAGGAAGCTTTTGAGGGCATCTCGGACGAAGCCAAGGACTTCGTCTCTAATCTGATTATCAAGCAGAAGAG CGGCCGGATGAGCGCGGCCAAGTGCCTCCAGCACCCCTGGCTGAACGACCTGGCCGAGAAGGCCAAGCGCTGCAACCGACGCCTGAAATCCCAGGTCCTGCTCCGGAAGTATGTCATGCGGCGGCGCTGGAAG AAAAACTTTATTGGCGTGTGTGCTGCCAACCGATTCAAGAAGATCAGCAGCTCGGGATCCCTGACGGCGCTGGGTGTCTGa